A single Theropithecus gelada isolate Dixy chromosome 7b, Tgel_1.0, whole genome shotgun sequence DNA region contains:
- the SIX4 gene encoding homeobox protein SIX4 isoform X1 has protein sequence MSSSSPTGQIASAADIKQENGMESASEGQEAHREVAGGAAVGLSPPAPAPFPLEPGDAATAAARVSGEEGAVATAAAGAAADQVQLHSELLGRHHHAAAAAQTPLAFSPDHVACVCEALQQGGNLDRLARFLWSLPQSDLLRGNESLLKARALVAFHQGIYPELYSILESHSFESANHPLLQQLWYKARYTEAERARGRPLGAVDKYRLRRKFPLPRTIWDGEETVYCFKEKSRNALKELYKQNRYPSPAEKRHLAKITGLSLTQVSNWFKNRRQRDRNPSETQSKSESDGNPSTEDESSKGHEDLSPHPLSSSSDGITNLSLSSHMEPVYMQQIGNAKISLSSSGVLLNGSLVPASTSPVFLNGNSFIQGPSGVILNGLNVGNTQAVALNPPKMSSNIVSNGVSMTDILGSTSQDVKEFKVLQSSANSAATTSYSPSVPVSFPGLIPSNEVKREGIQTVASQDGGSVVTFTTPVQINQYGIVQIPNSGTNSQFLNGSIGFSPLQLPAVSVAASQGNISVSSSTSDGSTFTSESATVQQGKVFLSSLAPSAVVYTVPNTSQTIGSVKQEGLERSLVFSQLMPVNQNAQVNANLSSENISGSGLHPLASSLVNVSPTHNFSLSPPTLLNPTELNHDIADSQPMSAPVASKSTVTSVSNTNYATLQNCSLITGQDLLSVPMTQAALGEIVPTAEDQVGHPSSAVHQDFVQEHRLVLQSVANMKENFLPNSESKATSSLMMLDSKSKYVLDGMVDTVCEDLETDKKELAKLQTVQLDEDMQDL, from the exons atgtcctcttcctcccccaccGGGCAGATCGCAAGTGCGGCGGACATCAAGCAGGAGAATGGGATGGAAAGCGCCTCGGAAGGGCAGGAGGCGCACCGAGAAGTGGCGGGGGGCGCGGCGGTGGGGCTGAGCCCCCCGGCTCCAGCCCCTTTTCCCCTGGAGCCGGGGGACGCCGCGACCGCTGCCGCCAGGGTGAGCGGAGAGGAAGGGGCAGTGGCGACGGCGGCGGCCGGAGCGGCGGCGGATCAGGTACAACTCCACTCGGAACTTCtgggcaggcaccaccacgctgCCGCCGCCGCGCAGACCCCGCTGGCCTTCTCGCCCGACCACGTCGCCTGCGTGTGCGAGGCACTGCAGCAGGGGGGCAACCTGGACCGCCTGGCCCGGTTCCTGTGGTCCCTGCCCCAGAGCGACCTGCTACGTGGCAACGAGAGCCTGCTGAAGGCGCGGGCGCTCGTGGCCTTCCACCAGGGCATCTACCCCGAGCTCTACAGCATCCTCGAGAGCCACAGCTTCGAGTCGGCCAACCACCCGCTGCTGCAGCAGCTCTGGTACAAGGCGCGCTACACCGAGGCCGAGCGAGCCCGCGGCCGGCCGCTAGGAGCGGTGGACAAGTACCGGCTGCGCAGGAAATTCCCCCTGCCCCGCACCATCTGGGACGGCGAGGAGACGGTGTATTGTTTCAAGGAGAAGTCGCGCAACGCGCTCAAGGAGCTCTACAAGCAGAATCGCTACCCTTCGCCCGCCGAGAAGCGGCACCTGGCCAAGATCACCGGCCTCTCCCTCACCCAGGTCAGCAACTGGTTCAAGAACCGCCGGCAGCGCGATCGGAACCCCTCGGAGACCCAGTCCAAAAG TGAGTCAGATGGCAACCCCAGCACTGAAGATGAATCCAGCAAGGGACATGAGGATTTATCTCCTCACCCACTCTCCAGTTCATCTGATGGCATCACCAACCTCAGCCTTTCCAGTCATATGGAGCCAGTATATATGCAACAAATTGGAAATGCTAAGATATCATTAAGCTCTTCTGGAGTTCTGTTGAATGGAAGCTTGGTACCTGCAAGTACTTCACCTGTCTTCCTTAATGGAAATTCTTTTATTCAGGGACCCAGTGGAGTTATCCTTAATGGATTAAATGTGGGAAATACACAGGCAGTGGCATTGAACCCACCAAAAATGTCATCAAACATTGTGAGCAATGGTGTATCCATGACTGACATACTGGGGTCTACCTCCCAGGATGTGAAGGAATTCAAAGTCCTCCAGAGTTCTGCTAACTCAGCAGCCACCACGTCCTACAGCCCCAGTGTCCCTGTCTCATTCCCAGGCCTGATACCCAGCAATGAGGTGAAAAGAGAAGGCATTCAAACAGTGGCTTCCCAAGATGGGGGTTCTGTAGTGACTTTTACTACACCAGTGCAAATTAACCAGTATGGCATTGTCCAGATCCCCAATTCCGGCACAAACAGCCAGTTCCTTAATGGGAGCATTGGATTCTCTCCTCTGCAGCTGCCCGCTGTGTCCGTGGCAGCTTCACAAG gtAATATCTCAGTAAGTTCAAGCACTTCAGATGGGAGCACATTTACAAGTGAGTCTGCCACAGTTCAGCAAGGAAAGGTTTTCCTGAGCTCTCTTGCTCCCAGTGCAGTGGTATACACGGTTCCTAATACAAGCCAGACTATAGGATCTGTGAAACAGGAAGGCTTGGAGAGGAGCCTGGTATTTTCTCAGTTGATGCCTGTCAATCAGAATGCACAAGTAAATGCAAACCTGTCTTCTGAAAACATCTCGGGGAGTGGCCTCCATCCACTGGCCTCCTCATTAGTTAATGTATCTCCAACTCACAATTTTTCTCTCAGTCCCCCTACACTACTAAATCCCACTGAGCTAAACCATGACATTGCCGATAGCCAACCAATGTCTGCACCGGTGGCAAGCAAATCTACTGTGACATCTGTCAGCAACACTAACTATGCAACTCTTCAGAACTGCTCCCTTATTACTGGTCAAGACCTATTGTCAGTCCCTATGACTCAGGCTGCCCTTGGGGAAATAGTTCCTACAGCTGAAGATCAGGTAGGTCACCCCTCCTCAGCAGTACATCAGGATTTTGTCCAAGAACATCGTTTGGTTCTGCAATCGGTAGCTAACATGAAAGAGAATTTCTTACCAAATTCTGAGAGCAAAGCAACAAGTAGCTTAATGATGCTGGACTCTAAATCCAAGTATGTCTTAGATGGCATGGTTGATACTGTCTGTGAAGACCTggaaacagacaaaaaagaactTGCCAAGCTCCAGACTGTCCAGCTGGATGAAGATATGCAAGACTTATAA
- the SIX4 gene encoding homeobox protein SIX4 isoform X2 has protein sequence MIASAADIKQENGMESASEGQEAHREVAGGAAVGLSPPAPAPFPLEPGDAATAAARVSGEEGAVATAAAGAAADQVQLHSELLGRHHHAAAAAQTPLAFSPDHVACVCEALQQGGNLDRLARFLWSLPQSDLLRGNESLLKARALVAFHQGIYPELYSILESHSFESANHPLLQQLWYKARYTEAERARGRPLGAVDKYRLRRKFPLPRTIWDGEETVYCFKEKSRNALKELYKQNRYPSPAEKRHLAKITGLSLTQVSNWFKNRRQRDRNPSETQSKSESDGNPSTEDESSKGHEDLSPHPLSSSSDGITNLSLSSHMEPVYMQQIGNAKISLSSSGVLLNGSLVPASTSPVFLNGNSFIQGPSGVILNGLNVGNTQAVALNPPKMSSNIVSNGVSMTDILGSTSQDVKEFKVLQSSANSAATTSYSPSVPVSFPGLIPSNEVKREGIQTVASQDGGSVVTFTTPVQINQYGIVQIPNSGTNSQFLNGSIGFSPLQLPAVSVAASQGNISVSSSTSDGSTFTSESATVQQGKVFLSSLAPSAVVYTVPNTSQTIGSVKQEGLERSLVFSQLMPVNQNAQVNANLSSENISGSGLHPLASSLVNVSPTHNFSLSPPTLLNPTELNHDIADSQPMSAPVASKSTVTSVSNTNYATLQNCSLITGQDLLSVPMTQAALGEIVPTAEDQVGHPSSAVHQDFVQEHRLVLQSVANMKENFLPNSESKATSSLMMLDSKSKYVLDGMVDTVCEDLETDKKELAKLQTVQLDEDMQDL, from the exons ATG ATCGCAAGTGCGGCGGACATCAAGCAGGAGAATGGGATGGAAAGCGCCTCGGAAGGGCAGGAGGCGCACCGAGAAGTGGCGGGGGGCGCGGCGGTGGGGCTGAGCCCCCCGGCTCCAGCCCCTTTTCCCCTGGAGCCGGGGGACGCCGCGACCGCTGCCGCCAGGGTGAGCGGAGAGGAAGGGGCAGTGGCGACGGCGGCGGCCGGAGCGGCGGCGGATCAGGTACAACTCCACTCGGAACTTCtgggcaggcaccaccacgctgCCGCCGCCGCGCAGACCCCGCTGGCCTTCTCGCCCGACCACGTCGCCTGCGTGTGCGAGGCACTGCAGCAGGGGGGCAACCTGGACCGCCTGGCCCGGTTCCTGTGGTCCCTGCCCCAGAGCGACCTGCTACGTGGCAACGAGAGCCTGCTGAAGGCGCGGGCGCTCGTGGCCTTCCACCAGGGCATCTACCCCGAGCTCTACAGCATCCTCGAGAGCCACAGCTTCGAGTCGGCCAACCACCCGCTGCTGCAGCAGCTCTGGTACAAGGCGCGCTACACCGAGGCCGAGCGAGCCCGCGGCCGGCCGCTAGGAGCGGTGGACAAGTACCGGCTGCGCAGGAAATTCCCCCTGCCCCGCACCATCTGGGACGGCGAGGAGACGGTGTATTGTTTCAAGGAGAAGTCGCGCAACGCGCTCAAGGAGCTCTACAAGCAGAATCGCTACCCTTCGCCCGCCGAGAAGCGGCACCTGGCCAAGATCACCGGCCTCTCCCTCACCCAGGTCAGCAACTGGTTCAAGAACCGCCGGCAGCGCGATCGGAACCCCTCGGAGACCCAGTCCAAAAG TGAGTCAGATGGCAACCCCAGCACTGAAGATGAATCCAGCAAGGGACATGAGGATTTATCTCCTCACCCACTCTCCAGTTCATCTGATGGCATCACCAACCTCAGCCTTTCCAGTCATATGGAGCCAGTATATATGCAACAAATTGGAAATGCTAAGATATCATTAAGCTCTTCTGGAGTTCTGTTGAATGGAAGCTTGGTACCTGCAAGTACTTCACCTGTCTTCCTTAATGGAAATTCTTTTATTCAGGGACCCAGTGGAGTTATCCTTAATGGATTAAATGTGGGAAATACACAGGCAGTGGCATTGAACCCACCAAAAATGTCATCAAACATTGTGAGCAATGGTGTATCCATGACTGACATACTGGGGTCTACCTCCCAGGATGTGAAGGAATTCAAAGTCCTCCAGAGTTCTGCTAACTCAGCAGCCACCACGTCCTACAGCCCCAGTGTCCCTGTCTCATTCCCAGGCCTGATACCCAGCAATGAGGTGAAAAGAGAAGGCATTCAAACAGTGGCTTCCCAAGATGGGGGTTCTGTAGTGACTTTTACTACACCAGTGCAAATTAACCAGTATGGCATTGTCCAGATCCCCAATTCCGGCACAAACAGCCAGTTCCTTAATGGGAGCATTGGATTCTCTCCTCTGCAGCTGCCCGCTGTGTCCGTGGCAGCTTCACAAG gtAATATCTCAGTAAGTTCAAGCACTTCAGATGGGAGCACATTTACAAGTGAGTCTGCCACAGTTCAGCAAGGAAAGGTTTTCCTGAGCTCTCTTGCTCCCAGTGCAGTGGTATACACGGTTCCTAATACAAGCCAGACTATAGGATCTGTGAAACAGGAAGGCTTGGAGAGGAGCCTGGTATTTTCTCAGTTGATGCCTGTCAATCAGAATGCACAAGTAAATGCAAACCTGTCTTCTGAAAACATCTCGGGGAGTGGCCTCCATCCACTGGCCTCCTCATTAGTTAATGTATCTCCAACTCACAATTTTTCTCTCAGTCCCCCTACACTACTAAATCCCACTGAGCTAAACCATGACATTGCCGATAGCCAACCAATGTCTGCACCGGTGGCAAGCAAATCTACTGTGACATCTGTCAGCAACACTAACTATGCAACTCTTCAGAACTGCTCCCTTATTACTGGTCAAGACCTATTGTCAGTCCCTATGACTCAGGCTGCCCTTGGGGAAATAGTTCCTACAGCTGAAGATCAGGTAGGTCACCCCTCCTCAGCAGTACATCAGGATTTTGTCCAAGAACATCGTTTGGTTCTGCAATCGGTAGCTAACATGAAAGAGAATTTCTTACCAAATTCTGAGAGCAAAGCAACAAGTAGCTTAATGATGCTGGACTCTAAATCCAAGTATGTCTTAGATGGCATGGTTGATACTGTCTGTGAAGACCTggaaacagacaaaaaagaactTGCCAAGCTCCAGACTGTCCAGCTGGATGAAGATATGCAAGACTTATAA